The Neodiprion pinetum isolate iyNeoPine1 chromosome 5, iyNeoPine1.2, whole genome shotgun sequence genome segment CGTCTCTCAGCTCCGGACCTCCAAACTCCCAAAATATGCTGTAGACTCTGTTTCGATGGGGAGGTAAAATGGAAGAGATATGTAATTTGAACGttgacatattttcaaataggATCGATTGGTATTTCTCATACCTTCTTATTGCATGGAGGAAATAAATGATGCAGTAAACGAGTGGGAAATAGATCCAAGAGAAGTAACGTGTTATCAATGATTTGTCCTTGCGAGGCAGAAGGTAAAATATAGGCTCGTGTATAGTGATCTCCAAGTCGATAATCGTGTTAGTGTAGAGATGGTGGCTGAGAATGTGCATGATTCGCCATTCTCTGGATGACATCAGGCTCAAGTCCATGTAGTACATACGGAAGGTGTCCCTCTGGTGCAGGAAGTTGTGGCCCACTATTGCAGTCCACGTTAGAAAAATTCCTgcagagaaagaaaatgtatGGTCTTGTAGATTCTACGTGCTGAAAATAACCCCATGGCTGTAAGATGATCGATATAACGAAAGTACCAACCACTCGCTACGATCATCAACCACGATGGGGCTATGGCAGCTTTCACGCAAAGAGCTAACGTGACGATGAACAGAAAGTCAGCAATAAGGTTGGTACTTCGAGCTGACGTGTGAATGTCGACGTCCTTAAGCGCTTCTCTGACGCGCCCTTTGAATTTTCGGTAAAATCCATCAGGCTTAAAAGTCAACGGAGAAGATCTCGGGGTGACAGCGTCCCGGATGTAGAAGTTTGGCAAAAGTTTTTCAGCCAGCAGCGTAATGTGGTGCGCCTACAGCAGAAGGACATTGACGGTCAGTATTAAATGGTTTGGAAACATCATTGGTTTAACTTAAAAGAGACTTAAAGATTACCTCGAACGCCTCCGTGATGTCGGTTCCTTCGGTGAGCGTGAGCCATTCACTAC includes the following:
- the LOC124219160 gene encoding cytochrome b5-related protein-like; amino-acid sequence: MVDENIGKKWGDTTFGGFKYPTGRDVGWKTGARWLEGKRKDDGAEGLWRIGDKLYDLSKWIRNHPGGSEWLTLTEGTDITEAFEAHHITLLAEKLLPNFYIRDAVTPRSSPLTFKPDGFYRKFKGRVREALKDVDIHTSARSTNLIADFLFIVTLALCVKAAIAPSWLMIVASGIFLTWTAIVGHNFLHQRDTFRMYYMDLSLMSSREWRIMHILSHHLYTNTIIDLEITIHEPIFYLLPRKDKSLITRYFSWIYFPLVYCIIYFLHAIRRVYSIFWEFGGPELRDAVPLLIPTLMCLVAPPSSALVTYLKIMVVASFHFGVAGLHAAHQHPEIYHDGDVRRKDMDFGLAQVDTVRDRLEIEASTFLVLTNFGSHTLHHLLPTIDHTYLHLCQPAFEQTCKEFGVSTETWPIWKMWWGFFKQLENIQPNKIESTR